Proteins from a single region of Labedella gwakjiensis:
- a CDS encoding carbohydrate ABC transporter permease, with amino-acid sequence MTTQTTAPPVRRPGSESLIPGTRSRTFWVYLIPGLALLTLVIIVPLVWNVYLTFTSYRGIRPPEWIGLENWEKLAGDSTFWTSFGNSIAMILAMVVVPTLLGLLLAALLFDLVGRKFGGKLASFFRATYYLPQILPAVIAAIVIGWILRPQDGALNTILESIGLGDLAHNWLGSPDTALISLMVILVWVQIGYPVVIFMAALQRVDPELYEAAELDGANWFQRFQAITVSIIRPEIFVVVLTGTIAALKVFGPVYTLTRGGPGDSTIVPAYYAYSEFFQSQQVGYGATIATALTIVIAIVSVVFIAVQRRLEKQEEER; translated from the coding sequence ATGACCACCCAGACCACGGCGCCACCGGTGCGCCGACCCGGCTCCGAGAGCCTGATCCCGGGAACGCGCAGCCGCACGTTCTGGGTCTACCTCATCCCGGGGCTGGCCCTCCTGACCCTCGTGATCATCGTTCCGCTCGTGTGGAACGTGTACCTCACGTTCACCTCCTATCGCGGCATCCGTCCGCCGGAGTGGATCGGCCTCGAGAACTGGGAGAAGCTCGCGGGCGACTCCACGTTCTGGACGTCGTTCGGCAACTCGATCGCGATGATCCTCGCGATGGTCGTCGTGCCGACGCTCCTCGGACTGCTCCTCGCGGCGCTCCTCTTCGACCTCGTCGGCCGGAAGTTCGGCGGCAAGCTCGCGAGCTTCTTCCGCGCCACCTACTACCTGCCGCAGATCCTGCCGGCCGTCATCGCGGCGATCGTCATCGGCTGGATCCTGCGCCCGCAGGACGGCGCCCTCAACACGATCCTCGAGTCGATCGGCCTCGGAGACCTCGCCCACAACTGGCTCGGCAGCCCCGACACGGCGCTCATCAGCCTCATGGTCATCCTCGTGTGGGTGCAGATCGGCTACCCGGTCGTCATCTTCATGGCGGCTCTCCAGCGCGTCGACCCCGAGCTCTACGAGGCCGCGGAGCTCGACGGCGCCAACTGGTTCCAGCGGTTCCAGGCGATCACCGTCTCGATCATCCGCCCCGAGATCTTCGTGGTCGTGCTCACCGGGACGATCGCAGCCCTCAAGGTCTTCGGTCCCGTCTACACGCTGACGCGCGGCGGGCCCGGCGACTCCACGATCGTGCCCGCGTACTACGCGTACAGCGAGTTCTTCCAGTCGCAGCAGGTGGGCTACGGCGCCACCATCGCCACGGCCCTCACCATCGTCATCGCGATCGTCTCGGTGGTCTTCATCGCCGTGCAGCGTCGCCTCGAGAAGCAGGAGGAGGAGCGATGA
- a CDS encoding carbohydrate ABC transporter permease, giving the protein MSAPTLDTTAVVTGAEPGGRAARRPVRNRRPGAKKKAADWVALAFAIVVGLLIAAPILLILINSFKSPSDYASNGPLSIPQSLYTDGIVAFWERVDFPQKLWNSIFISGVVAVGAVAISVLNAFALGIGRVKGRTWIVVLILLANMLPQEVLLYPLYFLFKEIGLYDNTWSVIIIFIVIQSAFGTYLLASVYGTFPKEVLEAAALDGAGKWRILTSVVFPISRPTLSVLLIFFFIWTWNEFLIPLTFLVSNANQTVPVAIASLQGDRLMDVTTTSASALLGLIPTLVFFLIFQRTLTRGITAGAVK; this is encoded by the coding sequence ATGAGCGCGCCGACCCTCGACACCACGGCCGTCGTCACGGGCGCAGAGCCCGGCGGGCGGGCCGCCCGTCGCCCCGTGCGCAACCGCCGCCCCGGAGCGAAGAAGAAGGCGGCCGACTGGGTCGCCCTGGCCTTCGCGATCGTCGTCGGGCTGCTCATCGCGGCCCCGATTCTCCTCATCCTCATCAACTCCTTCAAGTCGCCCTCCGACTACGCGTCGAACGGGCCGCTCTCGATCCCGCAGAGCCTCTACACGGACGGGATCGTCGCGTTCTGGGAGCGCGTCGACTTCCCCCAGAAGCTCTGGAACAGCATCTTCATCAGCGGGGTCGTGGCCGTCGGCGCCGTGGCGATCTCGGTGCTCAACGCCTTCGCGCTCGGCATCGGTCGGGTCAAGGGACGCACGTGGATCGTCGTGCTCATCCTGCTCGCGAACATGCTGCCGCAGGAGGTGCTGCTCTACCCGCTCTACTTCCTGTTCAAGGAGATCGGCCTCTACGACAACACGTGGAGCGTCATCATCATCTTCATCGTGATCCAGAGCGCGTTCGGCACGTACCTGCTCGCGTCGGTCTACGGCACCTTCCCGAAGGAGGTGCTCGAGGCCGCGGCTCTCGACGGCGCGGGCAAGTGGCGCATCCTCACGAGCGTGGTGTTCCCCATCTCGCGCCCCACACTCAGCGTGCTGCTCATCTTCTTCTTCATCTGGACCTGGAACGAGTTCCTCATCCCGCTCACGTTCCTCGTCTCGAACGCCAACCAGACGGTCCCCGTCGCGATCGCGTCGCTCCAGGGCGACCGGCTCATGGACGTGACCACGACGAGCGCCTCGGCCCTCCTGGGGCTCATCCCCACACTCGTGTTCTTCCTCATCTTCCAACGCACCCTCACTCGGGGCATCACCGCAGGAGCAGTCAAGTAA
- the yicI gene encoding alpha-xylosidase has translation MKFTDGFWHARPGVDALYAQEAYDVEARGDHLVVTAPTKVIERRGDTLNRSLLTVTLSSPLEGVVRVRVEHHTGTEADPGFELVGATDGAGAASLDDGHGVLTTGGLTARVAPGAPWSLSFSSGDRVLTTSGHKSLGLMTLGAEAPVTAEPAGIAGVTTSGLAEAERYIHAQLSLGVGELVYGLGERFGPFIKNGQTVDIWNADGGTSSEQSYKNVPFYLTNRGYGVLVNHRGHVSFEVGTESVERVQFSAAGEALEFLVFDGPTPERVLERYTALTGRPAKVPAWSYGLWLSTSFTTDYDEETVNRFVDGMAERDIPLSVFHFDCFWMREFNWTDFEWDSRTFPDPEGMLSRLHDKKLHISAWINPYIAQRSSLFAEAAEAGYLVHRADGSVWQWDMWQGGMGLVDFTNPDATAWFQGKIRTLVGQGVDAIKTDFGERIPTDVVWFDGSAGEGMHNWYTQLYNRAVFDALEDTLGEGEAVLFARSATAGGQQMPVHWGGDNSSSFESMAETLRGGLSLAMSGFGYWSHDIGGFEGKPDPAVFKRWVVFGLLSSHTRLHGSTSYRVPWAFDEDGAEADGQSAVDVTRKFVKLKLSLIPYLTATGLEAHERGIPFMRPMQLAFPGDPAVDHLDRQYMIGDSLLVAPVFSASGEVTYYLPAGSWTNYLTGEVAAGGTWRTETHAFDSVPLWVREGSVLVTGSVDDRPDYDVLESPLVTVFPGDRVTEATITSPDGSTATFTVSRSDDAVTVSSTSDRPFRARLGLAGDITDATASLTLPTHA, from the coding sequence ATGAAATTCACCGACGGATTCTGGCACGCACGACCCGGCGTCGACGCCCTCTACGCCCAGGAGGCCTACGACGTCGAGGCGCGCGGGGACCACCTCGTGGTCACGGCGCCGACGAAGGTCATCGAGCGCCGCGGCGACACGCTCAACCGATCGCTCCTCACGGTCACGCTGTCGAGCCCCCTCGAGGGAGTCGTCCGCGTGCGGGTCGAGCACCACACCGGCACGGAGGCCGACCCGGGCTTCGAGCTCGTGGGTGCGACCGACGGGGCCGGCGCGGCCTCGCTCGACGACGGGCACGGCGTGCTCACGACGGGCGGACTCACGGCGCGGGTGGCCCCCGGAGCGCCGTGGTCGCTGAGCTTCTCCTCGGGAGACCGCGTGCTCACGACGAGCGGACACAAGTCGCTCGGTCTCATGACTCTCGGCGCCGAGGCACCCGTCACGGCCGAGCCCGCCGGCATCGCGGGCGTCACCACGTCGGGGCTCGCGGAGGCGGAGCGCTACATCCACGCGCAGCTGTCCCTCGGCGTCGGCGAGCTTGTCTACGGTCTCGGCGAGCGCTTCGGCCCGTTCATCAAGAACGGCCAGACGGTCGACATCTGGAACGCCGACGGCGGCACCTCGAGCGAGCAGTCGTACAAGAACGTGCCGTTCTACCTCACGAACCGCGGCTACGGCGTGCTCGTGAACCACCGCGGCCACGTCTCCTTCGAGGTGGGTACCGAGTCGGTCGAGCGGGTGCAGTTCTCGGCGGCCGGAGAGGCACTCGAGTTCCTCGTCTTCGACGGACCGACGCCCGAGCGCGTACTCGAGCGCTACACCGCGCTCACGGGTCGGCCCGCGAAGGTGCCGGCGTGGTCCTACGGGCTGTGGCTCTCCACGAGCTTCACGACCGACTACGACGAGGAGACGGTCAACCGGTTCGTCGACGGCATGGCCGAGCGCGACATCCCGCTGAGCGTCTTCCACTTCGACTGCTTCTGGATGCGCGAGTTCAACTGGACCGACTTCGAGTGGGACTCCCGCACGTTCCCGGACCCCGAGGGCATGCTGTCGCGCCTGCACGACAAGAAGCTCCACATCAGCGCGTGGATCAACCCGTACATCGCGCAGCGGTCCTCCCTGTTCGCCGAGGCGGCGGAGGCCGGCTACCTGGTCCACCGCGCCGACGGCTCGGTGTGGCAGTGGGACATGTGGCAGGGCGGCATGGGGCTCGTGGACTTCACGAACCCCGACGCCACCGCCTGGTTCCAGGGCAAGATCCGCACGCTCGTCGGCCAGGGCGTCGACGCGATCAAGACGGACTTCGGCGAGCGGATCCCCACCGACGTCGTGTGGTTCGACGGCTCGGCCGGCGAGGGCATGCACAACTGGTACACGCAGCTCTACAACCGCGCCGTCTTCGACGCGCTCGAGGACACGCTCGGCGAGGGCGAGGCCGTGCTGTTCGCTCGGTCCGCGACCGCCGGTGGCCAGCAGATGCCGGTGCACTGGGGCGGCGACAACTCGTCCTCCTTCGAGTCGATGGCGGAGACGCTCCGCGGAGGCCTCTCGCTCGCGATGAGCGGCTTCGGCTACTGGAGTCACGACATCGGCGGCTTCGAGGGCAAGCCCGACCCGGCCGTCTTCAAGCGCTGGGTCGTCTTCGGACTCCTGTCGAGCCACACGCGCCTGCACGGTTCCACGAGCTACCGGGTGCCGTGGGCGTTCGACGAGGACGGTGCCGAGGCCGACGGTCAGAGCGCCGTCGACGTGACGCGGAAGTTCGTGAAGCTCAAGCTCTCGCTCATCCCGTACCTCACGGCGACGGGCCTCGAGGCGCACGAGCGGGGAATCCCGTTCATGCGGCCCATGCAGCTCGCGTTCCCCGGCGACCCAGCGGTCGACCACCTCGACCGCCAGTACATGATCGGCGACAGCCTGCTCGTCGCGCCCGTCTTCTCGGCGAGCGGCGAGGTCACGTACTACCTGCCGGCCGGCTCGTGGACGAACTACCTCACGGGTGAGGTCGCCGCCGGTGGCACCTGGCGCACCGAGACCCACGCGTTCGACAGCGTGCCCCTGTGGGTCCGTGAGGGCAGCGTCCTCGTGACGGGCTCGGTCGACGACCGTCCGGACTACGACGTGCTCGAGTCCCCGCTCGTCACGGTCTTCCCCGGCGACCGCGTGACCGAGGCCACGATCACGTCACCCGACGGCTCGACCGCGACGTTCACGGTCTCGCGTTCGGACGACGCGGTGACGGTCTCGAGCACCTCGGACCGCCCGTTCCGCGCCCGCCTCGGTCTCGCGGGCGACATCACCGACGCCACCGCCTCGCTCACCCTCCCCACCCACGCCTGA
- a CDS encoding rhodanese-like domain-containing protein has translation MDEISVSELHDLDGVTVIDVREPDEFAGGHVPGAVNVPLQTVPDSLDRFDPEKPVYLICQAGMRSERAATFLDARGFDTVNVTGGTSAWASAGLPLEH, from the coding sequence ATGGACGAGATCAGCGTCTCCGAACTGCACGACCTCGACGGCGTGACCGTCATCGACGTGCGCGAACCGGACGAGTTCGCCGGCGGACATGTGCCCGGCGCCGTCAACGTCCCCCTGCAGACCGTGCCCGACAGCCTCGACCGGTTCGATCCGGAGAAGCCCGTCTACCTGATCTGCCAGGCCGGTATGCGATCTGAGCGCGCGGCGACGTTCCTCGACGCGCGCGGCTTCGACACCGTCAATGTCACGGGCGGCACGTCAGCCTGGGCGTCGGCGGGCCTCCCCCTCGAGCACTGA
- a CDS encoding NUDIX hydrolase — translation MDIRVAAYGVIIEGAQILLAHWNEHGRSGWTLPGGGIDPGEDPAAAAIREIREETGFEAEIDGILGVDSFVIPADRRLSDDASGPLHAIRIVYRAHVTGGTLTYEQNGSTDYAEWIPLEQVPSLDRVSLVDVGLGYL, via the coding sequence ATGGACATTCGTGTCGCCGCGTACGGCGTGATCATCGAGGGTGCGCAGATCCTCCTGGCCCACTGGAACGAGCACGGCCGGAGCGGGTGGACGCTGCCGGGCGGCGGTATCGACCCGGGGGAGGACCCTGCGGCAGCGGCCATCCGCGAGATCCGCGAGGAGACCGGCTTCGAGGCCGAGATCGACGGAATCCTCGGGGTGGACAGCTTCGTGATCCCCGCCGACCGTCGACTCAGCGACGATGCCAGCGGTCCGCTGCACGCCATCCGCATCGTGTACCGAGCGCACGTCACCGGCGGGACGCTCACGTACGAGCAGAACGGTTCCACCGACTACGCCGAGTGGATCCCCCTCGAGCAGGTTCCGTCGCTCGATCGGGTCTCCCTCGTCGACGTCGGCCTCGGCTACCTCTAG
- a CDS encoding DNA helicase, producing MGLSRKRKKELKKLKREANKLWDAQQELLNHANVVARDASRQIGNFGRETVVPAARGAYSDTLAPVVDRGVSVGRGAASAVKKGVDSKVVPALGGVVGSVLSIGDVAKDKRVQAAVKRLHLEKYAPKKSGPGAGTVIAIGLGVLAAAGVAYAAWQTFRADDELWVADDEPILPNA from the coding sequence GTGGGTCTGTCACGTAAGCGCAAGAAGGAACTGAAGAAGCTGAAGCGCGAGGCGAACAAGTTGTGGGACGCCCAGCAGGAGCTGCTGAATCACGCGAACGTCGTCGCGAGGGACGCGAGCCGTCAGATCGGGAACTTCGGTCGTGAGACGGTCGTCCCGGCGGCTCGGGGTGCCTACTCCGACACTCTCGCTCCGGTCGTCGACCGCGGCGTGTCCGTCGGTCGCGGTGCCGCCAGCGCCGTGAAGAAGGGCGTCGACAGCAAGGTCGTGCCCGCCCTCGGGGGTGTCGTGGGCTCCGTGCTCTCCATCGGAGACGTCGCGAAGGACAAGCGCGTCCAGGCAGCCGTCAAGCGACTGCACCTCGAGAAGTACGCACCGAAGAAGTCCGGCCCGGGTGCCGGCACGGTCATCGCGATCGGCCTCGGCGTTCTCGCCGCAGCCGGTGTCGCGTACGCCGCATGGCAGACGTTCCGCGCAGACGACGAGCTCTGGGTCGCGGACGACGAGCCCATCCTCCCCAACGCGTAA
- a CDS encoding peptidylprolyl isomerase translates to MSLHTAVATIHTNYGDIAVALYGDHAPQTVANFVGLATGTKEWKHPQTGVTSTDPLYNGVPFHRIIPGFMIQGGDPLGQGIGGPGYQFDDEIHPELTFTEPYILAMANAGKVAGRGTNGSQFFITVAPTTWLQGKHTIFGAVIDDEGKKLVDKLAAVPTDARDRPLDEVVIESITVEQV, encoded by the coding sequence ATGTCACTGCACACTGCCGTCGCCACCATCCACACCAACTACGGCGACATCGCCGTCGCCCTCTACGGCGACCACGCACCCCAGACCGTCGCCAACTTCGTCGGGCTCGCCACCGGCACGAAGGAATGGAAGCACCCCCAGACCGGCGTCACGTCGACCGACCCTCTCTACAACGGCGTCCCCTTCCACCGCATCATCCCGGGCTTCATGATCCAGGGCGGTGACCCGCTCGGTCAGGGCATCGGCGGCCCCGGCTACCAGTTCGACGACGAGATCCACCCCGAGCTCACCTTCACGGAGCCCTACATCCTCGCCATGGCGAACGCCGGCAAGGTCGCAGGTCGCGGCACGAACGGCTCGCAGTTCTTCATCACGGTCGCGCCCACCACGTGGCTGCAGGGCAAGCACACCATCTTCGGTGCCGTCATCGACGACGAGGGCAAGAAGCTCGTCGACAAGCTGGCCGCCGTTCCCACCGACGCTCGCGACCGGCCTCTCGACGAGGTCGTCATCGAGAGCATCACCGTCGAACAGGTCTGA
- a CDS encoding rhomboid family intramembrane serine protease, with amino-acid sequence MSSVPPGFSSNVCYRHPDRQSFVLCQRCGRTICGECQTPAAVGVVCPECMKEQRASAPRTRPRILSRSSDRPVVTLSIIAVTALVFVLQLVTGGWVTQQLWFAGAYVIPEYAIVNGFQPWRMLTTMFVHSTGFIFHVALNMYTLWIFGQALESLLGRGRFLALYLIAGFGGSLGVLALSDPLSPVVGASGAIFGLMGAFIVIQRRLGGNMTGLLVLVGINLVIGFIPGINVAWQAHLGGLVVGGIAGLIFVSTRQIRRKGLQVGLLAGLSAALLALTAVVAFIR; translated from the coding sequence ATGAGTAGCGTCCCGCCGGGGTTCTCGAGCAACGTCTGCTACCGACACCCCGACCGGCAGAGCTTCGTGCTCTGCCAACGGTGCGGACGCACCATCTGCGGGGAGTGCCAGACGCCGGCCGCCGTCGGTGTCGTCTGCCCCGAATGCATGAAGGAGCAGCGGGCGAGTGCACCACGCACTCGCCCGCGCATCCTGTCGCGATCGAGTGATCGGCCGGTCGTCACGCTGTCGATCATCGCGGTGACGGCGCTCGTCTTCGTCCTCCAGCTCGTCACGGGCGGCTGGGTCACGCAGCAGCTGTGGTTCGCCGGTGCGTACGTCATCCCCGAGTATGCGATCGTCAACGGGTTCCAGCCGTGGCGCATGCTCACGACGATGTTCGTGCACTCCACGGGATTCATCTTCCATGTGGCGCTCAACATGTACACGCTGTGGATCTTCGGCCAGGCGCTCGAGTCCTTACTCGGTCGCGGCCGATTCCTCGCGCTCTACCTGATCGCCGGTTTCGGCGGCTCGCTCGGCGTGCTCGCGCTGTCCGATCCTCTGTCCCCCGTCGTCGGCGCCTCTGGCGCGATCTTCGGCCTCATGGGTGCGTTCATCGTGATCCAGCGCCGCCTCGGCGGCAACATGACCGGGCTCCTCGTGCTCGTCGGGATCAACCTCGTGATCGGATTCATCCCCGGTATCAACGTGGCCTGGCAGGCGCATCTCGGCGGACTCGTCGTCGGCGGCATCGCCGGACTGATCTTCGTGTCCACGCGGCAGATCCGCCGGAAGGGGCTTCAGGTCGGCCTGCTCGCCGGACTGAGCGCGGCGCTGCTCGCGCTCACCGCGGTCGTCGCCTTCATCCGCTGA
- a CDS encoding PIG-L family deacetylase yields the protein MSVLDGVRTAIVVHAHPDDETIASGGLLVDLVDRGVRVVLVTATRGERGEIVPGTLDPRLDEHGLAAAREAELRGALDALGVAEHVWLGSAPARAAGRPERVYRDSGMEWVRPGLAGPSADAGPDAFADGVLDEEIADLDALVDTVQPDVLIGYGPDGGYGHPDHVRAHAIAAAAARGADVPFLELALERGPDVEWFDLERHRDAVEHALRHHRSQLTVDGRDLVHSGGQRQAVEPSVGLRLSPR from the coding sequence ATGAGCGTGCTCGACGGGGTACGGACCGCGATCGTGGTGCACGCTCACCCCGACGACGAGACGATCGCGTCTGGCGGCCTCCTCGTGGACCTCGTGGATCGGGGCGTTCGCGTCGTCCTCGTCACCGCCACACGGGGTGAGCGCGGAGAGATCGTCCCGGGCACCCTCGACCCGCGGCTCGACGAGCACGGCCTCGCCGCGGCGCGGGAGGCGGAGCTGCGCGGGGCGCTCGACGCGCTGGGGGTCGCGGAGCACGTATGGCTCGGCTCCGCACCCGCTCGTGCGGCCGGACGTCCCGAGCGCGTCTACCGCGATTCAGGCATGGAGTGGGTGCGACCGGGGCTCGCCGGGCCCTCCGCCGACGCCGGCCCTGACGCGTTCGCCGACGGCGTGCTCGACGAGGAGATCGCAGACCTCGACGCCCTCGTCGATACCGTCCAGCCCGACGTGCTCATCGGCTACGGCCCCGACGGCGGGTACGGACACCCCGATCACGTCCGCGCACACGCCATCGCAGCGGCGGCGGCTCGCGGCGCCGACGTGCCGTTCCTCGAGCTCGCCCTTGAACGCGGCCCGGATGTGGAGTGGTTCGACCTCGAGCGTCACCGCGACGCGGTCGAGCACGCCCTCCGACACCACAGGAGCCAGCTGACCGTGGACGGGCGCGACCTCGTGCACTCCGGCGGCCAGCGCCAGGCCGTCGAACCCAGCGTCGGACTGCGGCTCTCGCCGCGCTGA
- a CDS encoding glycosyltransferase: protein MNVVVLHQARALARLGHSVEILTRRSSADAPAVVDLAERLVLRFLDAGPAQPLAKGGHELVIDEFSARLDEIDPVDVFHSHHWFSGMAALPVARRRGVPHLQSFHSIAADPSTPLSEGERPESPGRLAGEAFLARESDAVVAISAAEAHTVEERLGGDPSLTTIVPPGVDGSLFHPWTGGRRGTGYVVAAARLQPLKGLDLAIEAVAGVPEDIRPELIVAGEASADFDGYVDELQALAADRGIAAGVHFIGPQTRDDLAALLRESRLVLVPSHSETYGLVALEASASGVPVVASASGGLTEAVIDGLTGVVLRSRRPQDWSDAIAELMRDETRTAELGRAGRAHAEELSWEHSAVALADCYRRAVASGTR, encoded by the coding sequence ATGAACGTCGTCGTGCTGCATCAGGCCCGCGCGCTCGCTCGTCTCGGTCACTCCGTCGAGATCCTCACGCGACGCTCCTCGGCGGATGCTCCCGCCGTCGTCGATCTGGCCGAGCGACTCGTGCTGCGCTTCCTCGACGCCGGGCCGGCGCAGCCCCTCGCCAAGGGTGGGCACGAACTCGTCATCGACGAGTTCTCGGCGCGACTCGACGAGATCGATCCGGTCGACGTCTTCCACTCGCATCACTGGTTCTCCGGCATGGCCGCCCTTCCGGTCGCCCGCCGTCGAGGCGTCCCCCACCTGCAGAGCTTCCACAGCATCGCCGCCGACCCCTCGACACCTCTCTCGGAGGGGGAACGACCGGAATCCCCCGGGCGCCTCGCGGGCGAGGCCTTCCTCGCCCGTGAGTCCGACGCGGTCGTCGCCATCAGCGCGGCGGAGGCGCACACGGTCGAGGAACGACTCGGTGGCGACCCCTCGCTCACCACGATCGTCCCGCCCGGCGTCGACGGATCTCTCTTCCACCCGTGGACGGGTGGCCGGCGCGGCACGGGCTATGTCGTCGCGGCAGCCAGGCTCCAGCCGTTGAAGGGGCTCGACCTCGCGATCGAAGCCGTCGCCGGTGTGCCGGAGGACATCCGTCCGGAACTCATCGTCGCTGGCGAGGCCTCGGCCGACTTCGACGGCTACGTCGACGAGCTGCAAGCCCTCGCGGCCGACCGCGGGATCGCGGCGGGCGTCCACTTCATCGGACCGCAGACGCGTGACGATCTCGCCGCGCTGCTTCGGGAGTCGAGGCTCGTGCTCGTGCCGTCGCACTCGGAGACCTACGGTCTGGTCGCCCTCGAAGCCTCGGCAAGCGGCGTCCCGGTCGTCGCATCGGCGTCCGGCGGGCTCACGGAGGCCGTGATCGACGGACTCACGGGCGTCGTCCTCCGATCGCGACGTCCGCAGGACTGGTCCGACGCGATCGCCGAGCTCATGAGGGACGAGACGCGCACGGCCGAACTGGGCCGGGCCGGACGGGCACACGCGGAGGAGCTCTCATGGGAGCACTCCGCCGTCGCTCTAGCGGACTGCTACCGGCGCGCGGTCGCCTCCGGCACGCGATGA
- a CDS encoding cell division protein CrgA, producing the protein MARVNKTPTSADREAQRTSGDAPNPVWFKPIMFGFMLLGLLWIIVFYVSNGVLPIPSVGSWNILIGFGIAFIGFLMTTRWR; encoded by the coding sequence ATGGCACGCGTGAACAAGACCCCGACGTCCGCGGACCGCGAGGCACAGCGTACCTCCGGTGACGCACCCAACCCCGTATGGTTCAAGCCGATCATGTTCGGCTTCATGCTCCTCGGGCTGCTCTGGATCATCGTCTTCTACGTCTCCAACGGCGTCCTTCCCATCCCGTCGGTCGGGTCGTGGAACATCCTCATCGGCTTCGGGATCGCCTTCATCGGCTTCCTCATGACCACCCGCTGGCGCTGA
- a CDS encoding class E sortase, with amino-acid sequence MATMGERRSARRDRTRKRHRITFLGVVGELSITAGVLIFLFLFWQLWFNDLVVRAEQNTAAEELSQSFIDAAQQDPTAAPSDDPVDPTAPPIGTTAGDAQEFGVLTIPRFGDDYNAKIAGGITRTRTLNPIGIGHYMTTQAPGEVGNFAVAGHRTTYGKPLNEIANLRVGDAIVVQTAEGWYTYRFRTLEYVTPTASDVLNPVPQADEVEATDRLITLTSCSPMYSAAERIIAYGVFESFTPITDPAPASLELPEGDG; translated from the coding sequence ATGGCCACCATGGGGGAGCGGCGATCGGCGCGTCGCGATCGCACCAGGAAGAGACACCGCATCACCTTCCTCGGCGTGGTCGGGGAGCTGTCGATCACGGCCGGTGTCCTCATCTTCCTCTTCCTCTTCTGGCAGCTGTGGTTCAACGACCTCGTGGTCCGCGCCGAGCAGAACACCGCGGCGGAAGAGCTCTCGCAGAGCTTCATCGACGCGGCGCAGCAGGACCCGACCGCTGCGCCGAGCGACGACCCCGTGGATCCGACCGCGCCCCCGATCGGGACGACGGCGGGTGACGCCCAGGAGTTCGGCGTTCTCACGATCCCCCGTTTCGGCGACGACTACAACGCGAAGATCGCCGGTGGCATCACCCGTACTCGGACGCTGAACCCCATCGGCATCGGGCACTACATGACCACGCAGGCGCCCGGCGAGGTGGGGAACTTCGCGGTGGCCGGGCACCGGACCACCTATGGGAAGCCTCTCAACGAGATCGCGAACCTGCGGGTGGGCGACGCGATCGTGGTGCAGACGGCCGAGGGGTGGTACACCTACCGCTTCCGCACGCTCGAGTACGTCACCCCCACGGCGTCCGACGTGCTCAACCCCGTTCCTCAGGCCGACGAGGTCGAGGCGACGGACCGGCTCATCACGCTCACGAGCTGCAGCCCCATGTACTCGGCGGCCGAACGCATCATCGCCTACGGGGTGTTCGAGTCGTTCACTCCCATCACCGACCCGGCGCCGGCGTCGCTCGAACTCCCGGAGGGTGACGGATAA
- a CDS encoding anthranilate synthase component II, translating into MTRVLVVDNYDSFVYTLNGYLRQLGADTDVVRNDAFAVEEAAERIAEYDAVLVSPGPGKPSDAGVSIPVVNAAFSSGTPLLGVCLGHQAIAEAFGATVTNAEELMHGKTSQVTHDDDAFYDGVPQPFTATRYHSLAVVDATVPDDLVVTSRTTGGVIMGLRHAESPIVGVQFHPESVLTEGGYLMIGNWLASAGLPAAKDAAKTLSPLLRS; encoded by the coding sequence ATGACGCGAGTCCTCGTCGTCGACAACTACGACAGCTTCGTCTACACGCTGAACGGCTACCTGCGGCAGCTGGGCGCTGACACCGACGTGGTCCGCAACGACGCGTTCGCCGTGGAGGAGGCCGCCGAGCGGATCGCCGAGTACGACGCGGTCCTCGTGTCGCCCGGCCCGGGCAAGCCCTCGGATGCCGGTGTCTCCATCCCGGTCGTCAACGCGGCCTTCTCGTCCGGAACCCCTCTGCTCGGGGTGTGCCTCGGACATCAGGCCATCGCTGAGGCCTTCGGCGCCACGGTGACCAACGCGGAAGAGCTGATGCACGGCAAGACGTCGCAGGTCACGCACGACGACGACGCGTTCTACGACGGTGTGCCCCAGCCCTTCACGGCCACGCGGTACCACTCTCTCGCCGTCGTGGATGCGACGGTCCCCGACGACCTCGTCGTCACGAGCCGCACGACGGGCGGCGTCATCATGGGGCTCCGGCACGCCGAGTCACCGATCGTCGGCGTGCAGTTCCACCCCGAGAGCGTCCTCACCGAGGGCGGCTACCTCATGATCGGCAACTGGCTCGCATCCGCCGGTCTTCCCGCGGCGAAGGACGCGGCGAAGACGCTCAGTCCTCTGCTGCGTTCCTGA